From Triticum urartu cultivar G1812 chromosome 2, Tu2.1, whole genome shotgun sequence, a single genomic window includes:
- the LOC125538404 gene encoding 3-oxoacyl-[acyl-carrier-protein] synthase I, chloroplastic: MHAHAPHALGLRVPPPAFPRRRARPRRRPAADVRASAATSAAPQRETDPRKRVVITGMGLASVFGNDVDTFYDRLLAGESGVGPIDRFDASSFPTRFAGQIRGFSSEGYIDGKNDRRLDDCIRYCILSGKKALESAGLSAGSDAHGKLDVGRAGILVGSGMGGLSVFSDGVQNLIEKGYRKISPFFIPYAITNMGSALLAMDVGFMGPNYSISTACATSNYCFYAAANHIRRGEADIIVAGGTEAAIIPIGLGGFVACRALSQRNDDPITASRPWDKERDGFVMGEGAGVLVMESLEHAMKRDAPIIAEYLGGAVNCDAYHMTDPRSDGLGVSSCITMSLRDAGVAPEEVNYINAHATSTLAGDLAEVRAIKQVFKNPSEIKINSTKSMIGHCLGAAGGLEAIATIKSITTGWVHPTINQFKPEPEVDFDTVANEKKQHEVNVAISNSFGFGGHNSVVVFAPFKQ; the protein is encoded by the exons ATGCACGCCCACGCCCCCCACGCCCTCGGCCTCCGTGTCCCTCCCCCCGCGTTCCCCCGCCGCCGCGCTCGCCCGCGCCGGCGTCCCGCCGCGGACGTCCGCGCCTCGGCGGCCACCTCGGCGGCGCCGCAGAGAGAGACGGACCCCAGGAAGCGGGTGGTGATCACGGGGATGGGGCTGGCGTCGGTGTTCGGGAACGACGTGGACACATTCTACGACCGGCTCCTGGCCGGGGAGAGCGGCGTCGGGCCCATCGACCGGTTCGATGCCAGCAGTTTCCCCACGAGGTTCGCCGGGCAGATACGGGGGTTCTCGTCGGAGGGGTACATCGACGGCAAGAACGACCGGAGGCTCGACGACTGCATCCGGTACTGCATCCTCAGCGGCAAGAAGGCGCTCGAGAGCGCCGGGCTCAGCGCAGGATCCGACGCGCACGGCAAG CTTGATGTGGGGCGGGCTGGTATTCTTGTGGGTTCTGGCATGGGTGGCCTTTCAGTATTCTCCGATGGTGTTCAGAATCTTATCGAGAAGGGATACAGAAAAATTTCACCTTTCTTTATCCCATATGCTATAACTAACATGGGTTCAGCCTTGCTTGCCATGGATGTTGGTTTCATGGGCCCCAACTACTCAATTTCAACTGCGTGTGCAACCTCCAACTACTGCTTTTATGCTGCCGCAAACCATATTCGTCGTGGTGAGGCTGATATCATCGTCGCTGGTGGAACTGAAGCTGCCATCATTCCAATCGGCCTTGGAGGTTTTGTAGCATGTAGAGCACTATCACAAAGGAACGATGACCCAATAACTGCATCTAGGCCATGGGATAAAGAGCGAGATGGCTTTGTTATGGGTGAAGGTGCCGGTGTACTG GTTATGGAGAGCCTGGAGCACGCAATGAAGCGTGATGCACCAATAATTGCTGAATACTTGGGAGGTGCGGTCAACTGTGATGCTTACCATATGACTGATCCTCGATCAGATGGACTGGGTGTATCATCCTGTATTACAATGAGTCTCAGAGATGCAGGTGTTGCACCAGAGGAG GTGAACTACATCAATGCACACGCAACTTCGACACTTGCTGGTGACTTGGCTGAAGTGAGAGCCATTAAGCAAGTCTTCAAGAATCCATCTGAGATCAAGATCAATTCTACGAAG TCCATGATAGGGCATTGCCTGGGTGCAGCAGGTGGGTTAGAAGCTATCGCCACTATCAAGTCCATAACTACTGGATGGGTGCATCCTACCATTAACCAATTT AAGCCAGAGCCTGAAGTTGATTTTGATACAGTAGCTAATGAAAAGAAGCAGCATGAAGTGAATGTTG CTATTTCTAACTCATTTGGATTTGGAGGGCACAATT